In Carya illinoinensis cultivar Pawnee chromosome 6, C.illinoinensisPawnee_v1, whole genome shotgun sequence, a single genomic region encodes these proteins:
- the LOC122314199 gene encoding peroxidase 11-like — MKKTHKQATNSPRSLHLYISLISLTHLSHSRNYPKNMIMAKMAFSLHSKPLVLQFMLVILFLLGTRLHAADPSLTLDYYASTCPVVLETVKKEMECAVLSDPRNAALVVRLHFHDCFVQGCDGSVLLEDTITLKGEKKAPPNIHSLKGFRIIDRIKNTVESDCPGIVSCADILTIAARDAVLLVGGPYWDVPLGRKDSVTASYELANSNLPKAEEGLLSIISKFLYQGLSVTDMVALAGSHTIGMARCASFRSRIHGDWEATTSGYDPISESHLSNLKSVCPPIGGSDNNISAMDYVTPNLFDNSFYHLLLKGEGLLNSDQEMYSSVFGLETKELVKKYAADPLAFFQQFSDSMVKMGNITNPESFVSGEVRRNCRFVNT; from the exons ATGAAAAAAACTCACAAACAAGCTACAAATTCCCCACGTTCCTTACACTTGTATATATCTCTCATCAGTCTCACCCATCTCTCCCACTCTCGAAATTATCCCAAGAACATGATAATGGCAAAAATGGCGTTTTCCCTTCATTCAAAGCCCCTTGTTCTGCAATTCATGCTTGTGATTCTCTTCCTTCTTGGAACCAGATTGCATGCAGCTGACCCTTCTCTAACGCTAGATTATTATGCATCTACTTGTCCGGTTGTGCTTGAGACTGTCAAGAAAGAAATGGAATGCGCAGTGCTGTCCGACCCACGTAACGCGGCCTTGGTTGTGCGATTACATTTCCATGACTGTTTCGTTCAG GGATGCGATGGATCAGTTTTGCTCGAGGACACAATTACGTTGAAAGGAGAGAAGAAAGCCCCCCCCAACATACACTCTTTAAAAGGTTTCAGAATTATTGATAGGATCAAGAACACGGTTGAATCAGACTGCCCTGGGATTGTCTCTTGTGCAGATATACTCACCATTGCTGCGAGAGATGCTGTGCTCCTG GTTGGTGGACCTTATTGGGATGTTCCTCTAGGAAGGAAGGATTCTGTCACTGCAAGTTATGAGCTGGCAAACTCAAATCTTCCTAAAGCAGAAGAAGGCCTGCTGTCTATCATTTCCAAGTTTCTTTACCAAGGCCTCTCAGTCACAGACATGGTAGCTCTTGCAG GGTCACACACAATAGGAATGGCACGCTGTGCCAGTTTTCGATCAAGGATCCATGGAGACTGGGAAGCAACAACTTCGGGATACGATCCAATCTCTGAGTCACACCTGAGCAACTTGAAATCTGTCTGCCCACCTATTGGAGGATCAGACAATAACATATCAGCCATGGACTATGTTACTCCTAACCTCTTCGACAATTCATTCTACCATTTACTGTTGAAAGGGGAGGGGCTGCTAAATTCAGACCAGGAAATGTATTCAAGCGTGTTTGGTCTCGAAACAAAGGAGCTTGTGAAGAAGTATGCAGCAGATCCACTTGCTTTCTTCCAGCAATTCTCGGATTCAATGGTGAAAATGGGAAACATCACAAACCCGGAAAGTTTTGTCAGTGGAGAAGTTAGGAGAAACTGCAGATTTGTCAACACATGA